One Thermoanaerobacter pseudethanolicus ATCC 33223 DNA window includes the following coding sequences:
- a CDS encoding MFS transporter has translation MRKNAYTIAIIYLLMMLIGIVENVKGPLIINIKTFYGVDYTMMGLFLSAGSFGFILSTFLGGFLADKIGRKSVLISGLILIIAGILGIFAARKFIVFLIFAFVMNMGMGLLEIGINAVASIVFIVNQALMMNLLHFFYGVGAIISPNMTAKLLHINFSWQQVYLTVGAIVFILMLAALEIKMHGEEKHIARDKIDYIQILSDKRMWLFASMLGFYVASELGIGNWAVTFFSAQYKMDNTISSLYLGLFFATFTFGRLVGGFIVERIGYIKSLFIFSLVSSILIASGMAGRNFAFLISVAGFFYSIIFPTTIAIVMKEFKQHVTIIIAIILTISSTINMLANFLIGRLNDIFGVFIGFSAILIFMILVVFMSLILAKTETTDDLEKV, from the coding sequence TTGAGAAAAAACGCGTATACAATTGCAATAATTTACCTTTTAATGATGTTAATAGGAATAGTAGAAAATGTCAAAGGACCGCTGATAATAAATATCAAGACTTTTTATGGTGTTGACTATACTATGATGGGCTTATTTTTGTCAGCTGGAAGTTTTGGATTTATTTTATCAACTTTTCTAGGAGGATTTTTAGCCGATAAAATAGGCCGTAAGTCAGTATTAATAAGTGGTCTAATCCTTATAATAGCCGGAATACTTGGAATTTTTGCAGCTCGTAAATTTATTGTATTTCTTATTTTTGCTTTTGTGATGAACATGGGGATGGGACTATTGGAGATTGGCATAAATGCAGTTGCTTCAATAGTTTTTATAGTAAACCAAGCACTTATGATGAATTTGCTTCACTTTTTTTACGGAGTTGGAGCTATTATTTCCCCAAATATGACAGCAAAACTGTTACATATCAATTTTTCGTGGCAACAAGTTTATTTAACTGTTGGAGCAATAGTTTTTATACTAATGTTAGCTGCACTTGAGATTAAGATGCATGGAGAGGAAAAACACATTGCGAGAGATAAAATAGATTACATACAAATCCTAAGTGACAAACGCATGTGGCTTTTTGCAAGTATGCTTGGATTTTACGTTGCCTCTGAACTTGGCATAGGCAATTGGGCTGTCACATTTTTTAGCGCACAATATAAAATGGACAATACAATAAGTTCTCTCTATCTTGGGCTTTTCTTTGCGACATTCACTTTTGGCAGATTAGTTGGGGGGTTTATTGTTGAAAGAATTGGTTATATAAAAAGTTTGTTTATATTTTCTTTGGTTTCTTCAATACTTATTGCATCTGGAATGGCCGGAAGAAATTTTGCATTTTTAATTTCAGTAGCAGGATTTTTTTATTCAATAATTTTCCCAACGACAATTGCTATAGTCATGAAAGAATTTAAACAACATGTAACTATTATAATCGCCATTATTTTGACAATAAGTTCAACAATAAATATGTTGGCAAATTTTTTAATTGGAAGATTAAACGACATTTTTGGAGTTTTTATTGGATTTTCAGCTATATTGATATTTATGATTTTAGTCGTATTTATGTCTTTAATTTTAGCGAAAACAGAAACAACTGATGATTTAGAGAAAGTCTGA
- a CDS encoding bifunctional 4-hydroxy-2-oxoglutarate aldolase/2-dehydro-3-deoxy-phosphogluconate aldolase produces the protein MKSYEVLNKIKEVGICAIVRGTSVDSLYRIADSLIAGGIKAIEVAFNTPGAAKMIEKLVEKYSDQVLVGAGTVLDAETARIAILSGASFILSPSLNLEMIKICQRYNVLPVPGISTPTEAVTAWENGAQIVKVFPAGVFGPNYIKQLKGPLSQIEMMAVGAVNLDNFKDFIKAGACSVGIGSELVNNKLVEEGKFDEITKRAAAFVNAFKEVNGK, from the coding sequence ATGAAAAGCTATGAGGTATTAAATAAGATTAAGGAAGTAGGAATTTGTGCAATTGTAAGGGGTACATCCGTTGATTCATTATATAGAATTGCAGATTCACTGATTGCAGGGGGAATAAAAGCTATTGAAGTTGCATTTAATACCCCTGGTGCTGCTAAGATGATAGAAAAACTTGTTGAAAAATATAGTGATCAGGTATTAGTAGGTGCAGGTACTGTCTTAGATGCTGAAACTGCGAGAATTGCTATACTGTCAGGAGCATCATTTATATTATCACCTTCTTTAAATCTAGAAATGATAAAAATATGCCAAAGGTACAATGTACTACCTGTTCCGGGCATTTCGACACCTACAGAAGCAGTAACAGCGTGGGAAAATGGAGCGCAGATTGTTAAAGTGTTTCCTGCTGGAGTCTTTGGGCCAAACTATATAAAACAGTTAAAAGGACCTTTATCGCAAATAGAAATGATGGCAGTTGGGGCAGTAAATCTTGACAATTTTAAAGATTTTATAAAAGCTGGAGCATGTTCTGTAGGAATAGGCAGTGAGCTTGTAAATAATAAGCTTGTCGAGGAAGGAAAGTTTGATGAAATAACAAAGAGAGCTGCAGCATTCGTAAATGCGTTTAAAGAAGTTAATGGTAAATAA